The Campylobacterota bacterium genome window below encodes:
- the trmD gene encoding tRNA (guanosine(37)-N1)-methyltransferase TrmD translates to MRFTYVTLFSNLIEGYFQDSILKRAIEAGRFDVDYLNPRDFSTSKHAKVDDTAAGGGAGMVMVPQPLFDALRTLPSDAHVIFAAPVGKQFTQNDAKRLATKRHVVFVSGRYEGIDERVIETFADEIFSIGDYVLTGGELPSLVMTDAIVRNLEGVLGNSESLDYESFETPLLEAPTFGKPAVYENMAVPSEYLKGNHSKIHALKSSLSECKTKFFRPEQLLKHKIRTSYEK, encoded by the coding sequence ATGCGCTTCACTTACGTTACGCTCTTTTCCAACCTGATCGAGGGATACTTCCAGGATTCGATCCTCAAGCGGGCGATCGAGGCGGGACGGTTTGATGTGGACTATCTCAATCCGAGGGATTTCAGCACGTCCAAGCATGCCAAAGTCGACGACACGGCTGCCGGAGGCGGCGCGGGGATGGTGATGGTTCCGCAGCCGCTTTTTGATGCGCTGCGTACGCTGCCCTCGGATGCTCATGTCATCTTTGCCGCACCCGTCGGAAAGCAGTTTACCCAGAACGACGCCAAGCGTCTCGCGACCAAAAGACACGTCGTTTTCGTCAGCGGGCGCTACGAAGGGATCGACGAGCGGGTGATCGAAACCTTTGCCGACGAAATCTTCAGCATAGGCGATTATGTCCTCACAGGGGGTGAACTGCCCTCCCTCGTGATGACCGATGCGATCGTACGAAATCTCGAAGGGGTACTCGGAAACAGCGAATCGCTCGATTACGAAAGCTTCGAAACGCCACTTTTGGAAGCACCGACGTTTGGAAAACCCGCTGTTTATGAGAATATGGCTGTCCCATCAGAATATTTAAAGGGAAACCATAGTAAAATTCATGCACTAAAATCGTCTCTGTCTGAATGCAAAACAAAATTCTTCAGGCCGGAGCAGCTTCTAAAGCATAAAATAAGGACATCTTATGAAAAATAA